The following coding sequences lie in one bacterium genomic window:
- a CDS encoding rubrerythrin family protein, giving the protein MAKSIKGTKTEKNLLTAFAGESQARNRYTYFAGKAKKEEFEQIAAIFAETADQEKEHAKRFFSFLEGGEVEIQWKFPAGVIGTTAENLKEAAGGEHYEWTDMYPNYAKVARDEGFEAVARLFEAVMVAEKQHEKRYLDLLKNIEENRVYARTESVVWRCRNCGYLHEGKEAPEQCPACVHPRAYFELLGENW; this is encoded by the coding sequence GTGGCAAAAAGCATAAAAGGCACAAAGACCGAAAAGAATCTTTTGACAGCTTTTGCCGGCGAATCACAGGCTCGCAATCGCTACACCTACTTTGCCGGCAAGGCAAAGAAGGAGGAATTCGAGCAGATTGCAGCTATCTTTGCCGAAACCGCGGACCAGGAGAAGGAGCATGCAAAACGTTTCTTCAGTTTTCTCGAAGGCGGCGAGGTCGAGATACAGTGGAAGTTTCCGGCAGGAGTGATAGGCACGACCGCAGAAAACCTTAAGGAAGCGGCCGGCGGCGAGCACTACGAGTGGACGGATATGTATCCGAACTATGCAAAAGTAGCCAGAGACGAAGGTTTTGAAGCTGTTGCCAGGCTTTTCGAGGCGGTAATGGTCGCCGAGAAGCAGCATGAGAAACGATACTTGGATCTGTTGAAGAATATCGAAGAGAACCGCGTTTATGCAAGAACGGAGTCTGTTGTCTGGCGCTGCCGCAACTGCGGCTACCTCCACGAGGGAAAAGAAGCGCCTGAGCAGTGCCCTGCCTGCGTTCACCCCAGGGCGTATTTCGAGCTTCTGGGAGAAAATTGGTAA
- a CDS encoding ferritin family protein, translated as MFNSIEDVLDFAREKEQDAYDFYLELAGRMLDAGMKKLFSELAKQEIRHRIVITEMRKGNVEIASHPKIKNLELEKALLTTEKSKSLAIENAMLLALERERGSHKLYSDLAQIVEDRELQNIFKNLAADELEHQTSIQGVYEKYLKG; from the coding sequence ATGTTCAATTCAATTGAGGATGTTCTTGACTTCGCGAGAGAGAAGGAGCAGGACGCTTACGATTTTTATTTAGAACTTGCTGGAAGGATGCTGGATGCGGGCATGAAGAAACTGTTTAGCGAACTGGCTAAACAGGAAATAAGACACAGGATAGTCATTACTGAGATGCGAAAGGGGAATGTGGAGATTGCTTCTCACCCCAAGATAAAGAACCTTGAGTTAGAAAAAGCGCTTCTTACAACTGAGAAATCTAAATCTTTGGCAATTGAGAACGCAATGCTGCTGGCGCTGGAGCGCGAGCGTGGTTCTCATAAGCTCTATTCGGATCTTGCACAGATTGTTGAAGATCGGGAGCTGCAGAACATATTCAAGAACCTTGCCGCAGACGAACTCGAGCACCAAACAAGCATTCAGGGTGTCTACGAGAAGTATCTGAAGGGTTGA
- a CDS encoding TIGR02757 family protein: MFLQLEALYACYSKREFVNPDPLQFLYDYPRLREREVVGLIASSLAYGGVKQILGSVKKALDLMKPSPIEFLKSSDFGEIKQAFKDFKHRFAAGEDFSMMLWGVKRTIEDLGSLEAAFMHGYEEKDETVLPALIRFTSTIRDRAREKNRSVKYGQGKVSYGFEHLIPYPEKRGASKRLHLFLRWMVRKDAVDPGGWKGIHPSKLIVPVDLHMHRIGLRLGITERKQANLTTAMEITNAFREIAPEDPVKYDFVLTRLGIRDDTDMDAFLSSCLMPQESA; encoded by the coding sequence ATTTTTCTCCAGCTCGAGGCGCTCTACGCCTGCTACTCAAAAAGGGAGTTCGTGAATCCCGATCCGTTGCAGTTTTTGTACGATTACCCCAGACTTCGAGAGCGCGAAGTTGTAGGATTGATAGCATCCTCCCTTGCGTACGGAGGCGTCAAACAGATTCTAGGAAGCGTAAAAAAAGCGCTCGATTTGATGAAGCCCTCTCCTATCGAATTTCTAAAATCAAGCGATTTTGGAGAAATAAAGCAAGCATTCAAGGATTTCAAACACCGCTTCGCGGCAGGCGAGGACTTTTCGATGATGCTCTGGGGCGTAAAAAGGACTATTGAGGATTTAGGCTCGCTTGAGGCGGCATTCATGCATGGATATGAAGAGAAGGATGAAACAGTACTACCTGCGCTTATTCGATTCACCTCAACCATCAGAGACCGCGCGCGGGAAAAAAACAGGAGCGTGAAATACGGACAAGGAAAGGTGAGTTACGGATTTGAGCATCTCATCCCCTATCCAGAAAAAAGGGGAGCGTCAAAAAGGTTGCATTTATTTCTGAGGTGGATGGTTCGCAAGGACGCGGTAGACCCGGGCGGGTGGAAGGGAATCCACCCCTCGAAGTTAATTGTACCGGTTGATCTGCACATGCACCGGATAGGACTCAGACTCGGTATAACGGAGCGAAAGCAGGCGAATCTCACAACCGCTATGGAGATTACAAACGCTTTCAGGGAGATAGCGCCAGAGGATCCGGTTAAGTACGACTTCGTCTTGACCAGACTAGGTATAAGGGATGATACCGATATGGATGCTTTTCTTTCTTCCTGTCTGATGCCTCAAGAATCCGCTTGA
- a CDS encoding DUF190 domain-containing protein, with protein sequence MQLPKEAEMLRIFIGENDKKSGKPLYELIVEEARKQGMAGATVMRGVMGFGADSRIHTAKVLRLSEDLPIVIEIVDTVDKIEAFIPFLDGVVLEGLITIEKMRVLAYRSHPTKSSL encoded by the coding sequence ATGCAATTGCCAAAGGAAGCCGAAATGCTTCGCATATTTATTGGCGAAAACGATAAAAAAAGCGGAAAACCTCTTTATGAACTAATAGTTGAAGAGGCTCGCAAACAAGGAATGGCTGGCGCAACTGTAATGCGCGGCGTGATGGGTTTTGGAGCGGACAGCCGCATCCACACTGCAAAGGTTTTAAGGTTGTCTGAAGATCTGCCTATTGTCATTGAAATTGTGGATACCGTTGATAAAATTGAAGCTTTCATCCCTTTTCTCGATGGCGTTGTTTTGGAAGGACTTATAACCATTGAAAAGATGAGAGTTTTAGCCTACCGCAGCCACCCTACGAAGAGCAGTTTATAA
- a CDS encoding CrcB family protein, producing MRYVLSGVLQRLFKGEFPWSTLIINALACFLGGLLWSLAERRIMISSELRTVIMIGFLGALSTFSTYSFETVQLIRSNQWLYASGNIGAQNVLCIVFLFAGLRLGQII from the coding sequence ATGAGATATGTTCTTTCCGGAGTTTTGCAGCGTCTTTTCAAAGGCGAATTCCCCTGGAGTACTTTGATTATCAATGCGCTCGCGTGTTTTCTGGGCGGGCTGCTCTGGTCTTTAGCGGAACGCAGAATAATGATAAGCAGCGAGCTTAGAACCGTAATAATGATCGGCTTTTTAGGCGCCCTGTCCACTTTTTCGACTTACTCTTTTGAAACTGTCCAATTGATTCGCAGTAACCAATGGCTGTACGCTTCGGGTAATATTGGCGCCCAGAATGTGTTGTGCATTGTATTCTTGTTTGCCGGACTTCGCTTAGGCCAGATTATTTAG
- a CDS encoding RibD family protein, producing MKPKVILHNATSLDGRMDHLSIDMGLFYGIASKWKEDATLVGSNTMLAAASEVPTENESAFEPPRIDPKDRRPLLVVPDSRGRIRFWHAARAWGFWRDVVVLCSGSTPKKYLDYLEKRHVRYVVAGGVKVDLRKALDILSRRFGVRTVRVDSGGTLNGALLRSGLVDEVNVLVTPTLVGGTSARSLFIAPDLGSAKGIVKLNLIQTKKLAGDVLWLRYDVVRKKRRSESGK from the coding sequence ATGAAGCCGAAGGTCATTCTGCACAACGCAACGAGTCTTGACGGTCGTATGGATCACCTTTCCATCGACATGGGGCTTTTCTACGGCATTGCGTCGAAATGGAAGGAAGACGCCACACTCGTCGGTTCGAACACGATGCTGGCCGCAGCATCCGAAGTTCCCACTGAGAACGAGTCCGCATTCGAGCCGCCCCGGATCGATCCGAAGGACAGACGGCCCCTGCTCGTCGTACCGGATTCAAGAGGCCGCATCAGGTTCTGGCATGCGGCGAGGGCGTGGGGATTCTGGCGCGACGTTGTCGTTCTTTGCTCGGGTTCTACTCCAAAGAAGTATCTCGATTATCTCGAAAAGCGTCACGTCCGCTACGTAGTCGCAGGTGGTGTAAAGGTTGATCTACGAAAAGCCCTTGACATTCTCTCAAGACGCTTCGGCGTCAGGACCGTCCGTGTAGACTCGGGCGGAACCCTGAATGGAGCGCTTCTGCGCTCAGGTCTCGTGGACGAGGTGAACGTCCTCGTAACGCCGACCCTTGTTGGCGGAACATCCGCGCGTTCGCTATTCATTGCTCCTGATTTGGGATCCGCAAAAGGCATCGTCAAGCTCAACCTCATCCAGACGAAGAAGCTCGCGGGAGACGTGTTATGGCTGCGCTACGATGTGGTCAGAAAGAAACGCCGGTCAGAGAGCGGCAAATAA
- a CDS encoding DNRLRE domain-containing protein: protein MKKLVLVLSLVFLAADVFGATATLKITKDSKVNEGQPALTYGSEEFYVLWGGPEIIKAEKLLLYFQGIDELKTVGAVCDFAQLRLYVTTMLASVNACTFRSAAPWDEATVCWNNRPAELRDIEEFNELPETQDVWYEVDVTRIVNSWLADEAPNNGFYMDIPYDILFAGGCQFASRENPDTAKCPKLYLDYHTGGAVGEAPTPVSIGDFTATPDDGVFFSLTSPSPVSLNIFDASGALVRTLFEGSLSAGDHHFSLTAEKGVYFARLTTPAASLTRKLVLID from the coding sequence GTGAAAAAACTCGTGTTAGTATTATCCCTTGTGTTTCTTGCAGCCGACGTTTTCGGCGCAACAGCCACCCTGAAAATCACAAAGGACAGCAAGGTCAACGAGGGCCAGCCCGCATTGACCTACGGAAGCGAGGAGTTCTATGTACTCTGGGGAGGCCCTGAAATAATCAAGGCGGAGAAGTTACTGCTTTACTTTCAGGGAATAGACGAGCTCAAAACCGTCGGAGCCGTTTGCGATTTTGCCCAACTCAGACTCTACGTAACAACAATGCTTGCCTCAGTCAATGCATGCACCTTCAGGTCCGCAGCGCCCTGGGACGAGGCGACCGTATGCTGGAACAACCGTCCGGCGGAGCTGAGGGATATCGAGGAGTTCAATGAACTGCCTGAGACACAGGATGTGTGGTATGAAGTCGATGTCACCCGGATAGTCAACTCCTGGCTCGCCGACGAGGCCCCCAACAACGGGTTCTACATGGACATTCCGTACGACATCTTGTTCGCCGGCGGCTGTCAGTTTGCGTCGAGGGAGAATCCCGACACCGCGAAATGCCCGAAGCTCTATCTCGACTACCATACAGGAGGAGCGGTGGGAGAAGCGCCGACGCCTGTGAGCATTGGTGACTTTACCGCGACTCCGGATGATGGAGTATTCTTTTCCCTGACCTCCCCCTCCCCTGTGTCGCTTAATATTTTCGACGCCTCGGGCGCGCTTGTCCGGACGCTTTTTGAGGGCTCATTGAGCGCGGGCGACCATCACTTTTCATTAACCGCAGAAAAGGGCGTCTACTTCGCAAGGCTTACGACACCGGCCGCGTCGCTCACAAGAAAGCTCGTATTGATTGATTGA
- the lipA gene encoding lipoyl synthase: MIKPKPAWIKVKLPGQGEYRDVDEILKDLKLNTVCRSARCPNIADCWGRRTATIMILGDVCTRGCRFCAVTTGNPRGVLDETEPERVAEAVRRMGLKYVVLTSVDRDDIEDAGAGYFAKTIELIKKDNPHVLVEPLIPDFCNGDAGDRHVVRDRLKMIVDARPDVIAHNLETVERLTSHVRDRRASYRLSLDVLLAVKEIKPGMTTKSGIMVGLGEMDEEVYDTMYDMREVGVDILTIGQYLQPTRNHLTVERFVTPEQFKEYERRAKEMGFISAACSPLVRSSYHAEDASILPKKEAKTI; this comes from the coding sequence CTGATTAAGCCGAAACCGGCTTGGATTAAGGTGAAGCTTCCGGGTCAGGGTGAATACAGGGATGTGGATGAAATTCTAAAGGATTTAAAGCTTAATACGGTCTGCCGTTCGGCAAGGTGCCCGAATATAGCAGACTGCTGGGGTCGAAGAACGGCAACCATCATGATACTGGGCGACGTGTGCACAAGAGGCTGCAGATTCTGCGCGGTAACGACAGGCAACCCCCGGGGGGTGCTGGACGAGACCGAACCGGAGAGGGTGGCTGAGGCGGTCAGAAGAATGGGACTCAAGTATGTCGTGCTGACGTCGGTGGACAGGGACGACATCGAGGACGCTGGCGCCGGCTACTTCGCAAAAACGATAGAATTAATTAAAAAGGATAACCCCCATGTTTTAGTGGAGCCCCTGATACCTGATTTTTGCAACGGCGATGCGGGAGACCGTCACGTCGTCCGCGACAGGCTGAAGATGATTGTGGACGCCCGCCCCGACGTTATCGCGCACAATCTCGAGACGGTCGAGCGCTTGACCTCACACGTTAGAGATAGACGGGCAAGCTATCGTTTGTCTCTTGATGTGTTACTGGCGGTTAAGGAGATTAAACCGGGGATGACGACTAAATCCGGCATAATGGTCGGTCTTGGCGAGATGGACGAAGAAGTATACGATACTATGTACGATATGCGCGAGGTTGGGGTGGACATATTGACAATAGGCCAGTACCTGCAGCCCACACGAAACCATTTGACAGTGGAGAGGTTCGTCACCCCTGAGCAGTTCAAGGAATATGAGAGGAGAGCCAAGGAGATGGGTTTTATATCCGCCGCGTGCTCGCCGCTGGTACGGTCATCCTACCATGCAGAGGATGCTTCCATCCTGCCAAAAAAAGAGGCCAAAACGATCTGA